A genomic window from Candidatus Schekmanbacteria bacterium includes:
- a CDS encoding uroporphyrinogen-III synthase codes for MRLTNQTFTLKMAMSSFTSKEKFHINHRLTEKENLPLYFKRIIVTSPRNYASSLIAILTEKGAKAIWLPSIEISPLEDYTILDKAIKNISSYDWIAFTSRNGIEAFFNRLETLKLSIDEVFCKIKTCAIGADSRGLEERGIKATLIPKESSPRGIIEELSKMGVKKEKFLLPVPEVVGLSEPYVVPDFINGLKEIGMITEKVPAYKTSSITSGNELEKQMILEKNVDMIAITSSTEIESLLSIMGEKRDTLNDIPFAIMGPYTGKTAKDRGLNVKVMPEKNFSSFYDFVSAIEDYFKSI; via the coding sequence ATGAGATTAACTAATCAAACTTTCACTTTAAAAATGGCAATGTCTTCTTTCACATCAAAAGAGAAATTTCATATAAATCACCGACTCACTGAAAAAGAGAATTTACCGCTTTATTTCAAGAGAATAATAGTCACTTCTCCGAGAAACTATGCCTCGTCTCTAATAGCCATATTGACTGAAAAAGGAGCGAAAGCCATTTGGCTTCCTTCAATTGAAATATCGCCTTTGGAGGATTATACCATTCTTGACAAGGCAATAAAAAATATATCAAGCTACGATTGGATTGCATTTACAAGCAGGAATGGAATTGAAGCTTTTTTCAATCGGTTGGAGACATTGAAACTATCAATAGATGAAGTTTTCTGTAAGATTAAAACCTGTGCTATTGGTGCAGACAGCCGTGGGCTTGAAGAAAGAGGCATAAAAGCAACACTAATACCAAAAGAGTCAAGCCCAAGAGGCATTATTGAGGAATTGTCAAAAATGGGTGTTAAAAAGGAAAAATTTTTACTTCCTGTCCCTGAAGTTGTTGGATTGAGTGAACCATATGTAGTGCCGGATTTCATCAATGGATTGAAGGAAATTGGAATGATAACTGAAAAAGTCCCTGCTTATAAGACATCCTCCATCACCAGTGGAAACGAACTCGAAAAGCAAATGATTCTCGAAAAAAATGTAGATATGATAGCAATCACAAGCTCAACGGAAATAGAAAGCTTATTATCAATAATGGGAGAAAAAAGGGATACCTTAAATGATATTCCCTTTGCAATTATGGGTCCTTATACAGGCAAGACAGCAAAAGACAGGGGATTGAATGTTAAGGTTATGCCGGAAAAAAATTTTTCTTCCTTTTATGATTTCGTAAGCGCAATCGAAGATTATTTCAAATCAATTTAA
- a CDS encoding TonB-dependent receptor, which yields MNCGYSSLKASFLFILCFIFSLTSYAVEKGVVKGRIVDKKSKEPIPGVTISVEGTDVIVFSDEDGRYEINLPEGTYILRAELLGFKPAQAENVVVLPEKSITINLELEEAAAVMGEEYVVTGERLNVPLSKTTATVAVVSSKDIEKIPSVSTAADLLTNTPGVQMESGSSLMTKIIKIRGRTVAPPRTASSGILLLIDGIPANDPLSGYANLYQIPPENIERIEVLKGASSAQYGGQAAAGVINIITKKGQKKPVTSANASFSTYQRRRGAEREFYENYSFSHSWGNKYFDYSLSGSYAHSSGVTSADKNKVGNAFVLFAKKNPGKGRLPDGTKILSNRKEIPFMLGKNINELADVGDHDKSERYSISLNLGINLFEGNTLRVNPGYSLVTFYSIFSPGNIALTSAKDTFLQSLLHIFNRRDWLNVSDKWEITPNVTYNMRLGLLKSTSTASFIFVNDFIDYNLEEEAQGAKDGFRGGDGPFTPSPDTSINRAFNFANDLTFKFDLLDGDTLTVGQEYRWTKSSTATQSYVTPSVKRNIHSLFFQNLLTFKKLTFSVGGRWDQATTFIEDFDDEFSPRLGLNYEFKPGTSLRFSVGRARRFPEFAHKFGLAQANGRSYGNPLLGPEINWTYELGFRFTTKYISGDIAYFYDDYSDFEIAQNVTFIGFSDGGEYAEKVLGVSPARQAELTEKFNKNFTQTRSTFFINGPDVVFQGFDTSFDINPIENLNITVSYLFQRAVIGNNNPFDFSQGTPQKLLRAPDGRPVGPEFAHDNRLVYVPTHILKLGGSYTFPFGLNININGRFKSTTKFVTALYPGGLLTQPEHWIWDYKMSQPLFSGKIKLTFAIENVFSKFYYENGGIPSNVARYVIGVESRF from the coding sequence ATGAATTGCGGGTATTCAAGCTTAAAAGCTTCATTTCTCTTTATTCTTTGCTTCATCTTTTCTTTAACTTCTTACGCTGTTGAAAAGGGTGTTGTTAAGGGACGCATTGTCGATAAAAAAAGCAAAGAGCCAATTCCTGGTGTAACAATTTCTGTTGAGGGCACTGACGTCATAGTTTTTAGCGATGAAGATGGTAGATATGAGATTAACCTGCCTGAGGGCACATATATACTTAGAGCCGAGCTTTTGGGATTCAAACCTGCTCAAGCAGAAAATGTTGTTGTTTTGCCTGAAAAGTCTATAACCATAAATCTTGAATTGGAAGAAGCCGCTGCAGTTATGGGAGAAGAATATGTCGTTACAGGGGAAAGACTAAATGTTCCGCTTTCAAAGACTACTGCAACAGTTGCAGTGGTTTCTTCAAAGGATATTGAAAAAATCCCATCAGTAAGCACAGCAGCTGACCTCTTAACAAATACCCCGGGGGTTCAAATGGAGTCGGGTTCATCTCTAATGACAAAAATTATCAAGATAAGGGGACGGACTGTTGCTCCTCCAAGGACTGCATCGAGTGGGATTCTGCTTCTTATTGACGGCATTCCTGCAAATGACCCTTTATCGGGGTATGCAAACTTATATCAGATTCCTCCAGAGAATATAGAAAGAATCGAAGTCTTGAAAGGCGCATCTTCAGCCCAATATGGAGGACAAGCGGCGGCAGGAGTTATAAATATCATAACAAAAAAAGGACAAAAAAAGCCTGTAACCAGTGCAAATGCCAGTTTCAGTACATATCAAAGAAGAAGGGGTGCAGAAAGGGAATTTTATGAAAACTATAGTTTTTCACATAGTTGGGGCAATAAGTATTTTGATTATTCTCTAAGTGGGTCATATGCGCATTCAAGTGGTGTTACATCAGCAGATAAGAATAAGGTTGGAAATGCTTTTGTCCTTTTTGCAAAAAAAAATCCGGGGAAGGGAAGACTTCCTGACGGCACAAAGATATTGAGCAATCGAAAAGAGATACCTTTTATGCTTGGAAAGAATATCAATGAACTTGCAGATGTAGGCGACCATGATAAGTCAGAAAGATATTCTATCAGTTTGAATCTTGGAATAAATCTTTTTGAAGGAAATACATTGAGAGTCAATCCCGGTTATTCTCTCGTGACCTTCTATTCGATTTTTTCACCGGGTAATATTGCCCTTACGAGCGCAAAGGATACTTTTCTACAATCTCTTCTGCATATATTTAATAGGAGAGATTGGTTGAATGTCTCTGATAAGTGGGAAATAACGCCAAATGTAACATACAATATGCGCTTAGGGCTTTTAAAAAGCACCTCAACTGCTTCATTCATATTTGTCAATGATTTTATTGACTATAATTTAGAAGAGGAGGCACAAGGAGCAAAAGACGGATTCAGAGGCGGAGATGGTCCTTTTACACCTTCGCCCGATACTTCAATAAATAGAGCCTTCAATTTTGCAAATGATTTGACCTTTAAGTTTGATTTGTTGGATGGAGACACCCTTACAGTAGGACAGGAATACCGATGGACTAAAAGCTCAACAGCGACACAAAGTTATGTAACACCGAGTGTTAAAAGAAATATTCATTCACTTTTTTTTCAAAATCTTTTGACCTTTAAAAAACTTACTTTTTCAGTAGGCGGGAGATGGGACCAAGCGACCACCTTTATAGAAGATTTTGATGATGAGTTTTCTCCAAGATTGGGACTCAACTATGAATTCAAACCAGGTACTAGCCTGAGATTCTCTGTAGGACGGGCGAGAAGATTTCCCGAATTTGCCCATAAGTTCGGACTTGCACAAGCGAATGGACGCTCTTATGGAAATCCTTTGTTGGGACCTGAAATTAATTGGACTTATGAACTTGGTTTTAGATTTACGACAAAATACATAAGTGGAGATATTGCATACTTCTATGATGATTATTCAGATTTTGAAATAGCCCAGAATGTAACATTTATAGGTTTCAGCGACGGTGGAGAGTACGCTGAAAAAGTGCTCGGTGTTTCTCCTGCAAGGCAGGCAGAGCTTACAGAAAAATTCAACAAAAATTTTACTCAAACAAGGAGCACATTTTTTATAAATGGACCTGATGTCGTTTTTCAGGGATTTGATACTTCATTCGATATCAATCCAATAGAAAATTTGAATATTACCGTGTCGTACCTATTTCAGAGGGCTGTTATAGGGAATAATAATCCCTTTGATTTTAGTCAGGGGACACCACAAAAACTCCTTCGTGCACCAGATGGCAGACCAGTAGGACCTGAATTTGCACACGATAACAGACTGGTATATGTCCCTACTCATATTTTAAAATTAGGAGGCAGTTATACTTTTCCCTTTGGTTTAAATATCAATATAAATGGAAGATTCAAAAGCACGACAAAATTTGTAACTGCCCTTTATCCGGGCGGCTTATTGACTCAACCAGAACATTGGATTTGGGATTATAAGATGTCTCAACCGCTATTCAGCGGCAAGATAAAACTTACTTTTGCAATCGAAAATGTTTTTAGCAAATTTTACTATGAAAATGGAGGAATACCTTCCAATGTAGCCCGCTATGTTATTGGAGTTGAAAGCAGATTTTGA